Below is a window of Candidatus Paceibacter sp. DNA.
ATATTACAACGACACTACCGCCACCACGCCGGACGGGGTTTTGGCCGGACTGGAGGCGTTGAAAAAATACAGAGGGAAAATAATACTGCTCGGCGGCGGCGCGGACAAAAATCTGGAATACGAAGAGTATGCCAAGGTTGTTAAAAAATATGTCAAAGCGCTGATTTTGTTCCGAGGGTTGGCTTCCAATAAAATAATTGAGGCATTAGGCAAAACAAAGTTTCCGGTAGAAGTCGTGGACAGCATGAAAAACGCAATGGAAATTGCCAAAGATAAAACAAAAAAAGGAGATGTCGTATTACTTTCCCCCGGCGCGGCCAGTTTTGGAGTATTTAAAAACGAATTTGACCGCGGCGACCAGTTTGTCAAAGAAGTTAAGAAGTTAAAGTAAGAGTACCAGCCGGAGGCTGGTCCGCCTTTGGCGGAAAATAAAAAGGACAGACGCTTGAAATCGCGCGTCTGCCCTTTGTAGGCCTTTCTTTGAATTAAAATTTTCTGAAGATAAAAACACCGTTTCTCTGCCCCTTTTCTTCTTGAGTTTTTGCTCTGGCGCAGCTGTGCCAGACGTGCTCGTCTAAGATATTGTCGCTGAATGTGTCTATGCCGTCAGCGAGCAAGTTTTCCGGCGGGACACCGTGTCGGAGAAATTGAGTTTTTATCAAACCATCAAGACTGATTTTACCCTCCTCCGGATTGCCCTTTAAGCAATCTTCGCCATACTCTGTAAGCAGGTGATTGATTAAAACTTCATTTTTCTTGCCGTATTGCGGGTGGTTAATCGGATGGCGAAAGTTTTCCGCCTTGATTCCGCAAGTTATAAAGACGCGCAGATCTTTTATAAATTCTCCGGCCATGATGTATTTTTCCATTATGGCGTCAACCACACTCCCGTTTCTTCGGGACCTTTTGCCAGTATGGATTTTTTGTTTGTCTAAAAGACAATCCCTCCCCGCGTGCGCGGCTATCACAATGTATTTCCCAGTAGCGACGACTGTTGGGCAGTCGGCGCTGGGGACAAAGAAAGCATCTTGCCTGTTTTCTAAAACAACGCCATCGGCAAAGACCCCTTTGCGTATTGTCAAACCTCCCCGAAATCTTATTTTTTGCCGAAAACTCTTTTCCCAAACAACCTCGGCGTTAAATTTTTCGCATGAAGGCGCAAAGATATTCGTAACTCCGTTGTTAATAGCGTAAAACTTTAAAGTTTCGGTAACGATTCCAGCGTTGTCGCGCGGACTGAAATTGTGAGGCTTGCCAAAAAGGTAAATACTTACTTTTTCTGAATTTATTTTGAACGGTGTCGCAGGTGCGAAAGTTAAAGTCATTTTTCGGCCCTCCTTTCGGCCATTTTGCGTTTCAGAAAGTTAAAATTTTTAAAAGGACTAAACTAAATATCATTGTCTTTATATCCTTTCGCGGCGCTCTTTGCAAGCTTACCCCCACTTTTTTATCTCAAAATTTGCTGTAAGATAGATTGGTAAAAATAATATGAAAAATATTGATTTGGCTAAAATAAAACGGGCGCATTTTGTGGGCATTGGCGGAATCGGCGTGTCGGCGATTGCGAGGATGATGATTGGAGAAGGTAAAATCGTCAGCGGGTCGGATTCTACCGATTCTCTTATTACAAAAGAGTTGAAAAAGCTTGGGGCGGAGGTTTTTATCGGCCATAACGCCGGTAATGTTTCTGGTAGTATTGATTTGCTTGTTTACACTCCGGCGGTGACAGAAGAAAATCCGGAACTGAAAAAGGCGAAAGAATTAAATATTCCGACGTTTTCTTATCCGGAAATTTTGGGGCTGATTTCTCAAAACAAATATACCATCGCCATCTCCGGCGCGCACGGAAAAACCACCACCACGGCGATGATCGGGAAAATTTTAACAGACGCGAAGAAAGACCCGACCATTATCGTCGGCAGTCTGATGAACGGCAGCCACTCCAATTTTAGCGCTGGAAAAAGTGATTACTTTGTAGTAGAAGCCTGCGAATACAAAAAATCTTTTTTGAATCTAAGCCCTAGAATAATTGTCATCACCAACATAGACAATGACCACCTGGATTATTACGGCAGTCTGGAAAATATCAAAAAAGCGTTCGCGGAGTTTGTTTCAAAATTGCCGGAAGACGGCTTTCTGGTTTGCGACCCGAACGATGAAAATTTAAAAGAAGTTATTAAGTCCGCGAAAGCTGGAATTATTGATTATACGAAAATATCTTCGGACTTTAATTTAAAAATTCCCGGCGAGCATAATATAAAAAACGCCAAAGCGGCGGTGGTAGTGGCGAAAATCTTGGGCATTGAGGAAGAAATGGCTCGAGAGTCATTAAACGATTTTTCCGGCACCTGGCGCAGGTTTGAGTATAAAGGAAAAACGAAAAACGGCATTGTTGTTTACGATGATTACGGCCACCATCCCACGGAGATAAAAGCGACGCTCAAAGGGGCGAGGAAATTTTTTGGCGGGGAAAAACCCCTCGGCAATGCTCGGGGCAAGATTTGGTGCGTTTTTCAGCCCCATCTTTACAGCCGCACCAAACTTTTATTGGAAGATTTTGGCAAAAGTTTTGGCGACGCCGGCGAAGTTATCCTGGCCGACATTTACGCCGCCCGGGAGCCCAAAGACGAAAGCATAAATTCAAAAATGCTGGCGGATGAGATTATAAAAAACGGCGGCAAAGCAACTTATCTTGGTTCGTCTGAAAAAATAGAAAACTTTTTACTGGAAAACGCGAAAAAAAACGATGTCGTTTTGACCATCGGCGCGGGGGATATTTATAAAATCGGCGAAAATTTGCTTAAATAAT
It encodes the following:
- a CDS encoding UDP-N-acetylmuramate--L-alanine ligase; this translates as MKNIDLAKIKRAHFVGIGGIGVSAIARMMIGEGKIVSGSDSTDSLITKELKKLGAEVFIGHNAGNVSGSIDLLVYTPAVTEENPELKKAKELNIPTFSYPEILGLISQNKYTIAISGAHGKTTTTAMIGKILTDAKKDPTIIVGSLMNGSHSNFSAGKSDYFVVEACEYKKSFLNLSPRIIVITNIDNDHLDYYGSLENIKKAFAEFVSKLPEDGFLVCDPNDENLKEVIKSAKAGIIDYTKISSDFNLKIPGEHNIKNAKAAVVVAKILGIEEEMARESLNDFSGTWRRFEYKGKTKNGIVVYDDYGHHPTEIKATLKGARKFFGGEKPLGNARGKIWCVFQPHLYSRTKLLLEDFGKSFGDAGEVILADIYAAREPKDESINSKMLADEIIKNGGKATYLGSSEKIENFLLENAKKNDVVLTIGAGDIYKIGENLLK
- a CDS encoding laccase domain-containing protein, which codes for MTLTFAPATPFKINSEKVSIYLFGKPHNFSPRDNAGIVTETLKFYAINNGVTNIFAPSCEKFNAEVVWEKSFRQKIRFRGGLTIRKGVFADGVVLENRQDAFFVPSADCPTVVATGKYIVIAAHAGRDCLLDKQKIHTGKRSRRNGSVVDAIMEKYIMAGEFIKDLRVFITCGIKAENFRHPINHPQYGKKNEVLINHLLTEYGEDCLKGNPEEGKISLDGLIKTQFLRHGVPPENLLADGIDTFSDNILDEHVWHSCARAKTQEEKGQRNGVFIFRKF